In Phycodurus eques isolate BA_2022a chromosome 10, UOR_Pequ_1.1, whole genome shotgun sequence, a genomic segment contains:
- the myog gene encoding LOW QUALITY PROTEIN: myogenin (The sequence of the model RefSeq protein was modified relative to this genomic sequence to represent the inferred CDS: deleted 1 base in 1 codon), which translates to MELFETNPYFFPDQRFYEGGDNYFPTRLPGAYDQAGFQDKNSMMGLCGTLSGGVGVIQPEDKPSPSSLSPHSESHCPGQCLPWACKLCKRKTVTMDRRRAATLREKRRLKKVNEAFDALKRSTLMNPNQRLPKVEILRSAIQYIERLQALVSSFNQQDTEMGHYRAGQNQPRVSSSSEPSSGSTCCSSPEWSSTPEQCTQSYSSEELLSAADSPEQATIQTLSSIVEGMAAANGAWPFLWTFPNKNFHRADPEEEHCASDTK; encoded by the exons ATGGAGCTTTTCGAGACCAACCCTTACTTCTTCCCAGACCAACGCTTTTATGAAGGAGGGGACAACTACTTCCCCACTCGTCTGCCCGGGGCGTACGACCAAGCTGGCTTCCAGGACAAGAACTCCATGATGGGCCTGTGCGGGACTCTCTCCGGGGGCGTCGGGGTGATTCAGCCAGAGGATAAACCCTCACCGTCCAGCCTGTCGCCCCACTCCGAGTCCCACTGCCCGGGCCAGTGCCTGCCGTGGGCCTGCAAGCTGTGCAAACGGAAGACGGTGACCATGGACCGCCGGAGAGCGGCCACGTTGAGGGAAAAGAGACGCCTGAAGAAGGTCAACGAGGCTTTCGACGCACTGAAGAGGAGCACCCTCATGAACCCCAACCAGAGGCTGCCCAAGGTGGAGATCTTGAGGAGCGCCATTCAGTACATCGAAAGGTTGCAGGCCCTGGTGTCCTCCTTCAACCAGCAGGACACCGAGATGGGGCACTACCGGGCCGGACAGAACCAGCCTAGA gtGTCGTCATCAAGCGAGCCCAGTTCGGGTAGCACCTGCTGCAGTAGCCCCGAGTGGAGCAGCACCCCGGAGCAGTGCACGCAAAGCTACAGCAGCGAGG AGCTTCTGAGTGCCGCCGATTCTCCAGAGCAGGCCACCATTCAGACCCTGAGCTCCATTGTGGAGGGCATGGCTGCAGCAAATGGAGCA TGGCCTTTCCTGTGGACATTCCCAAATAAGAACTTCCACAGAGCGGACCCCGAGGAAGAACACTGTGCCTCAGACACAAAGTGA